The following nucleotide sequence is from uncultured Draconibacterium sp..
CGCTAAATAATTCATCGGTGGTTACTTTGAACTTTTGGAAATGGAACATCGAATCAAATTTATCGCTTGTTCTAATAATTGCCGTTACGTTCGGAGCCATGACCAGTTTTATATTATCGCTACCCTATCGTGCACGTAAAAATAATGAAATCCGAAACAGGGATAGAACAATTAAAGGGCTCGAAAGTCAGATTCGTAAATTGGAGAACGATATAAAAGTTGCAGTGAACAAAACAAGTAAAGAACTGGAAAGACAAAAAGAAAAACCAGATTAAATGCCTGCGTGATAAGTTAAGTAGTAGCATCAGTGTAAACAGAATTAAAACAATGAGATATGAAAACAAATGATTCAATCAAAAACAATTGGTCGTTTATAAAACTCGGGCTAAATGAAAGATATCCACAGTTATCAAAAAATGACCTTACGTATATCGACGGTTACGAGAATGAATTTATGCATAACCTGGAGCTTAAACTGGGAATGAATAGAGAGCAACTAACAACAATACTTTACAGCCTTATTCCCAGCGAAAGCATGCAAAAGGTTTAATAAAAAAATTATCAAAAAGGGAAAAAACTCCAATTAGCAAATTACACTTAAAATTAAAAGTTATGTTTAAAATAATTGATATTACAAAAGAAGAGCTGATTGCCCTCGAAGTTGAAGGAAAACTGACAGAAGAAGACTACAACAAAATTACTCCGCTTATTGATAAAGCGGTTCAGGATTTTGGCAAGGTAAAACTTTACATTCAGCTAAATTATGTAGATGGAATTTCGCCGAAAGCATTTTGGGAAGACGTAAAAACCTACCTGAAACATTTTAACCACATGAAGAAAATTGCAGTTGTTGGAAAATCTCGTTGGGAAAAATTGTGGTCGGAACTGGCTGCACCATTTATTTCCGGCGAAGTAAAATATTTTGAATTTACGGCCATTGACAAAGCCCGGGAGTGGGTTAAAGATTAATAATACATCAATATCAATTGTTGTTTAACCGGTTGTGGCATTATTTGCCCAACCGGTTTTTTATGCAAAAAAAAAAATGCCGAAAACGGCATTTATATCATCATAGACTAATATTAACCAGATCGTCTCCGGCCCCCAATTCTTTTAGGTAGCCCTTTATTTCATCTGCAAAATTTTCAGGGCCACAAAGGTAAAACGGCTGGTCGAAATCGTTAACTACATTTTTAAGAAATGCTTTGTCAATT
It contains:
- a CDS encoding LapA family protein, coding for MQKTFIGILLVILAVVLFALNNSSVVTLNFWKWNIESNLSLVLIIAVTFGAMTSFILSLPYRARKNNEIRNRDRTIKGLESQIRKLENDIKVAVNKTSKELERQKEKPD
- a CDS encoding STAS/SEC14 domain-containing protein, translating into MFKIIDITKEELIALEVEGKLTEEDYNKITPLIDKAVQDFGKVKLYIQLNYVDGISPKAFWEDVKTYLKHFNHMKKIAVVGKSRWEKLWSELAAPFISGEVKYFEFTAIDKAREWVKD